The proteins below are encoded in one region of Mangifera indica cultivar Alphonso chromosome 7, CATAS_Mindica_2.1, whole genome shotgun sequence:
- the LOC123220320 gene encoding DEAD-box ATP-dependent RNA helicase 3, chloroplastic-like isoform X2 has protein sequence MSAILGVSSTPILKVYAKRATTSSLFRSLPFADKPHFNVFITSSNKPLVFRSSGLGFVASAIATSNNVLSEEAFKGLGDYSDDSGSLDKDYESEDVSVDEDELAISKIGLPDRLVDTLEKRGITHLFPIQRAVLVPALQGKDLIARAKTGTGKTLAFGIPILKRLTEDADQAPSLSRGRLPKVLVLAPTRELAKQVEKEIKESAPYLNTVCVYGGVSYNTQQNALARGVDVVVGTPGRIIDLIKNRSLRLGEIEFLVLDEADQMLAVGFEEDVEVILENLPPKRQSMLFSATMPAWVKKLSRKYLDNPLNIDLVGDQEEKLAEGIKLYAISTTATSKRTILSDLITVYAKGGKTIVFTQTKRDADEVSMALTNSIASEALHGDISQHQRERTLNGFRQGKFTVLVATDVAARGLDIPNVDLIIHYELPNDPETFVHRSGRTGRAGKEGTAILMFTSSQRRTVRSLERDVGCKFEFVSPPAIEEVLESSAEQVVATLNGVHPESVEFFVPTAQRLIEEQGMNALAAALAQLSGFSRPPSSRSLITHEQGWVTLQLTRDSGYSRGFLSARSVTGLLSAIYPAAADELGKINIIADDRVQGAVFDLPEEIAKELLNKQIPPGNTISKITKLPALQDDGPSSDNYGRFSNRDRFSRGGSWDKRGFRPSRGGWSSNDEDGYRRGSRSSRAQNSWSRFSKSSGDDWLIGGRRSSRPSSRERSSGDDWLIGGSRSSRPSSRESSGDDWLIGGSRSSRPSSRERSSGDDWLIGGSRSSRPSTRERFGGSCFNCGRSGHRASECPNKTQY, from the exons ATGTCCGCTATACTCGGAGTATCTTCTACTCCCATCTTGAAGGTCTACGCTAAACGAGCTACGACGTCGTCTTTGTTTCGCTCTTTGCCGTTTGCTGATAAGCCTCATTTCAATGTTTTTATAACTTCGAGCAATAAGCCTTTGGTTTTTAGGAGCAGTGGCCTCGGCTTTGTTGCTTCGGCCATAGCTACTTCTAACAACGTCCTCAGTGAAGAAGCGTTCAAAGGTCTTGGTGACTACTCCGACGATTCCGGTTCTCTTGACAAGGATTATGAGTCTGAGGACGTTAGTGTGGACGAGGATGAACTTGCCATTTCTAAGATTGGTTTACCTGATCGTCTCGTTGATACTCTTGAGAAGCGTGGCATTACTCACCTTTTCCCCATTCAG AGAGCTGTTTTAGTTCCAGCTCTACAAGGGAAAGATTTGATTGCTCGTGCAAAGACTGGAACTGGGAAGACATTAGCCTTTGGAATTCCGATACTTAAGCGTCTTACTGAAGATGCTGATCAAGCTCCATCTCTCAG TCGGGGTCGACTTCCAAAAGTTTTGGTTCTTGCACCGACTCGTGAGTTAGCCAAGCAAGTagagaaagaaattaaagagTCTGCTCCTTATTTGAACACTGTGTGTGTTTATGGAGGGGTTTCATATAACACTCAACAAAATGCTCTTGCCCGTGGGGTGGATGTGGTTGTTGGAACTCCTGGTCGAATCATTGACCTTATTAAAAATAGGTCCCTCAGATTGGGGGAAATAGAGTTTTTGGTTCTTGATGAAGCTGATCAGATGCTTGCTGTTGGATTTGAGGAGGATGTAGAAGTTATTTTGGAAAATCTTCCACCCAAGAGACAGAGCATGCTTTTCTCTGCAACCATGCCTGCTTGGGTCAAGAAATTATCTAGAAAGTATTTGGACAATCCTCTCAATATAGATTTG GTTGGTGACCAAGAGGAGAAGCTTGCAGAAGGGATTAAACTTTATGCTATATCAACAACTGCAACCTCAAAGCGAACCATTCTTAGTGATCTTATAACG GTATATGCAAAGGGTGGGAAGACCATTGTATTTACACAGACAAAACGAGATGCTGATGAAGTCTCAATGGCATTGACAAACAGTATAGCTTCTGAGGCATTGCATGGAGATATATCTCAACACCAGAGGGAGAGAACATTAAATGGTTTTCGACAAGGAAAATTTACTGTTCTTGTTGCCACTGATGTTGCAGCTCGTGGGCTTGATATTCCCAATGTTGATTTA ATTATCCACTATGAACTTCCAAATGATCCAGAGACTTTTGTTCATCGCTCTGGTCGTACTGGGCGTGCGGGAAAGGAGGGGACTGCCATTCTGATGTTTACTAGTAGCCAAAGGAGAACAGTTAGATCTCTTGAGCGTGATGTTGGGtgtaagtttgagtttgttagTCCCCCGGCTATTGAAGAGGTTTTGGAATCATCAGCTGAGCAAGTAGTTGCTACTCTTAATGGAGTTCATCCTGAGTCTGTGGAGTTCTTTGTCCCTACTGCTCAAAGGTTGATTGAAGAACAAGGAATGAATGCTCTTGCTGCTGCACTAGCACAGTTGAGTGGATTCTCACGGCCTCCTTCGTCCCGCTCTCTTATTACCCATGAGCAG GGATGGGTGACATTACAATTGACAAGGGATTCAGGTTACTCCAGAGGGTTCTTGTCTGCTAGATCTGTCACTGGGTTACTTTCTGCCATTTATCCTGCTGCTGCTGATGAActaggaaaaataaatataattgctGATGACAGG GTTCAAGGAGCAGTTTTTGACCTTCCGGAGGAGATTGCCAAGGAGTTGCTGAATAAGCAAATACCACCTGGGAACACCATTTCCAAAATTACTAAG TTGCCTGCCTTGCAAGATGATGGGCCTTCAAGTGATAACTATGGCAGATTCTCTAATAGGGATAGGTTTTCCCGAGGAGGTTCCTGGGACAAGAGAGGTTTTAGACCATCTCGTGGTGGTTGGAGCAGCAATGATGAGGATGGATATAGGCGTGGTAGTCGAAGTTCTAGAGCTCAAAATAGCTGGTCTAGGTTTTCAAAAAGCAGTGGAGATGATTGGTTGATTGGTGGTAGGAGATCAAGCAGGCCATCATCCAGGGAAAG AAGCAGTGGAGATGATTGGTTGATCGGTGGTAGTAGATCAAGCAGGCCATCATCCAGGGAAAG CAGTGGAGATGATTGGTTGATCGGTGGTAGTAGATCAAGCAGGCCATCATCCAGGGAAAG AAGCAGTGGAGATGATTGGTTGATCGGTGGTAGTAGATCAAGCAGGCCATCAACTCGGGAAAG ATTTGGAGGTTCTTGTTTCAACTGTGGGAGGTCCGGGCACAGAGCATCAGAATGCCCTAACAAGACACagtactaa
- the LOC123220320 gene encoding DEAD-box ATP-dependent RNA helicase 3, chloroplastic-like isoform X12 encodes MSAILGVSSTPILKVYAKRATTSSLFRSLPFADKPHFNVFITSSNKPLVFRSSGLGFVASAIATSNNVLSEEAFKGLGDYSDDSGSLDKDYESEDVSVDEDELAISKIGLPDRLVDTLEKRGITHLFPIQRAVLVPALQGKDLIARAKTGTGKTLAFGIPILKRLTEDADQAPSLSRGRLPKVLVLAPTRELAKQVEKEIKESAPYLNTVCVYGGVSYNTQQNALARGVDVVVGTPGRIIDLIKNRSLRLGEIEFLVLDEADQMLAVGFEEDVEVILENLPPKRQSMLFSATMPAWVKKLSRKYLDNPLNIDLVGDQEEKLAEGIKLYAISTTATSKRTILSDLITVYAKGGKTIVFTQTKRDADEVSMALTNSIASEALHGDISQHQRERTLNGFRQGKFTVLVATDVAARGLDIPNVDLIIHYELPNDPETFVHRSGRTGRAGKEGTAILMFTSSQRRTVRSLERDVGCKFEFVSPPAIEEVLESSAEQVVATLNGVHPESVEFFVPTAQRLIEEQGMNALAAALAQLSGFSRPPSSRSLITHEQGWVTLQLTRDSGYSRGFLSARSVTGLLSAIYPAAADELGKINIIADDRVQGAVFDLPEEIAKELLNKQIPPGNTISKITKLPALQDDGPSSDNYGRFSNRDRFSRGGSWDKRGFRPSRGGWSSNDEDGYRRGSRSSRAQNSWSRFSKSSGDDWLIGGRRSSRPSSRERSSGDDWLIGGSRSSRPSSRESGDDWLIGGSRSSRPSSRESSGDDWLIGGSRSSRPSTRERFGGSCFNCGRSGHRASECPNKTQY; translated from the exons ATGTCCGCTATACTCGGAGTATCTTCTACTCCCATCTTGAAGGTCTACGCTAAACGAGCTACGACGTCGTCTTTGTTTCGCTCTTTGCCGTTTGCTGATAAGCCTCATTTCAATGTTTTTATAACTTCGAGCAATAAGCCTTTGGTTTTTAGGAGCAGTGGCCTCGGCTTTGTTGCTTCGGCCATAGCTACTTCTAACAACGTCCTCAGTGAAGAAGCGTTCAAAGGTCTTGGTGACTACTCCGACGATTCCGGTTCTCTTGACAAGGATTATGAGTCTGAGGACGTTAGTGTGGACGAGGATGAACTTGCCATTTCTAAGATTGGTTTACCTGATCGTCTCGTTGATACTCTTGAGAAGCGTGGCATTACTCACCTTTTCCCCATTCAG AGAGCTGTTTTAGTTCCAGCTCTACAAGGGAAAGATTTGATTGCTCGTGCAAAGACTGGAACTGGGAAGACATTAGCCTTTGGAATTCCGATACTTAAGCGTCTTACTGAAGATGCTGATCAAGCTCCATCTCTCAG TCGGGGTCGACTTCCAAAAGTTTTGGTTCTTGCACCGACTCGTGAGTTAGCCAAGCAAGTagagaaagaaattaaagagTCTGCTCCTTATTTGAACACTGTGTGTGTTTATGGAGGGGTTTCATATAACACTCAACAAAATGCTCTTGCCCGTGGGGTGGATGTGGTTGTTGGAACTCCTGGTCGAATCATTGACCTTATTAAAAATAGGTCCCTCAGATTGGGGGAAATAGAGTTTTTGGTTCTTGATGAAGCTGATCAGATGCTTGCTGTTGGATTTGAGGAGGATGTAGAAGTTATTTTGGAAAATCTTCCACCCAAGAGACAGAGCATGCTTTTCTCTGCAACCATGCCTGCTTGGGTCAAGAAATTATCTAGAAAGTATTTGGACAATCCTCTCAATATAGATTTG GTTGGTGACCAAGAGGAGAAGCTTGCAGAAGGGATTAAACTTTATGCTATATCAACAACTGCAACCTCAAAGCGAACCATTCTTAGTGATCTTATAACG GTATATGCAAAGGGTGGGAAGACCATTGTATTTACACAGACAAAACGAGATGCTGATGAAGTCTCAATGGCATTGACAAACAGTATAGCTTCTGAGGCATTGCATGGAGATATATCTCAACACCAGAGGGAGAGAACATTAAATGGTTTTCGACAAGGAAAATTTACTGTTCTTGTTGCCACTGATGTTGCAGCTCGTGGGCTTGATATTCCCAATGTTGATTTA ATTATCCACTATGAACTTCCAAATGATCCAGAGACTTTTGTTCATCGCTCTGGTCGTACTGGGCGTGCGGGAAAGGAGGGGACTGCCATTCTGATGTTTACTAGTAGCCAAAGGAGAACAGTTAGATCTCTTGAGCGTGATGTTGGGtgtaagtttgagtttgttagTCCCCCGGCTATTGAAGAGGTTTTGGAATCATCAGCTGAGCAAGTAGTTGCTACTCTTAATGGAGTTCATCCTGAGTCTGTGGAGTTCTTTGTCCCTACTGCTCAAAGGTTGATTGAAGAACAAGGAATGAATGCTCTTGCTGCTGCACTAGCACAGTTGAGTGGATTCTCACGGCCTCCTTCGTCCCGCTCTCTTATTACCCATGAGCAG GGATGGGTGACATTACAATTGACAAGGGATTCAGGTTACTCCAGAGGGTTCTTGTCTGCTAGATCTGTCACTGGGTTACTTTCTGCCATTTATCCTGCTGCTGCTGATGAActaggaaaaataaatataattgctGATGACAGG GTTCAAGGAGCAGTTTTTGACCTTCCGGAGGAGATTGCCAAGGAGTTGCTGAATAAGCAAATACCACCTGGGAACACCATTTCCAAAATTACTAAG TTGCCTGCCTTGCAAGATGATGGGCCTTCAAGTGATAACTATGGCAGATTCTCTAATAGGGATAGGTTTTCCCGAGGAGGTTCCTGGGACAAGAGAGGTTTTAGACCATCTCGTGGTGGTTGGAGCAGCAATGATGAGGATGGATATAGGCGTGGTAGTCGAAGTTCTAGAGCTCAAAATAGCTGGTCTAGGTTTTCAAAAAGCAGTGGAGATGATTGGTTGATTGGTGGTAGGAGATCAAGCAGGCCATCATCCAGGGAAAG AAGCAGTGGAGATGATTGGTTGATCGGTGGTAGTAGATCAAGCAGGCCATCATCCAGGGAAAG TGGAGATGATTGGTTGATCGGTGGTAGTAGATCAAGCAGGCCATCATCCAGGGAAAG CAGTGGAGATGATTGGTTGATCGGTGGTAGTAGATCAAGCAGGCCATCAACTCGGGAAAG ATTTGGAGGTTCTTGTTTCAACTGTGGGAGGTCCGGGCACAGAGCATCAGAATGCCCTAACAAGACACagtactaa
- the LOC123220320 gene encoding DEAD-box ATP-dependent RNA helicase 3, chloroplastic-like isoform X36: MSAILGVSSTPILKVYAKRATTSSLFRSLPFADKPHFNVFITSSNKPLVFRSSGLGFVASAIATSNNVLSEEAFKGLGDYSDDSGSLDKDYESEDVSVDEDELAISKIGLPDRLVDTLEKRGITHLFPIQRAVLVPALQGKDLIARAKTGTGKTLAFGIPILKRLTEDADQAPSLSRGRLPKVLVLAPTRELAKQVEKEIKESAPYLNTVCVYGGVSYNTQQNALARGVDVVVGTPGRIIDLIKNRSLRLGEIEFLVLDEADQMLAVGFEEDVEVILENLPPKRQSMLFSATMPAWVKKLSRKYLDNPLNIDLVGDQEEKLAEGIKLYAISTTATSKRTILSDLITVYAKGGKTIVFTQTKRDADEVSMALTNSIASEALHGDISQHQRERTLNGFRQGKFTVLVATDVAARGLDIPNVDLIIHYELPNDPETFVHRSGRTGRAGKEGTAILMFTSSQRRTVRSLERDVGCKFEFVSPPAIEEVLESSAEQVVATLNGVHPESVEFFVPTAQRLIEEQGMNALAAALAQLSGFSRPPSSRSLITHEQGWVTLQLTRDSGYSRGFLSARSVTGLLSAIYPAAADELGKINIIADDRVQGAVFDLPEEIAKELLNKQIPPGNTISKITKLPALQDDGPSSDNYGRFSNRDRFSRGGSWDKRGFRPSRGGWSSNDEDGYRRGSRSSRAQNSWSRFSKSSGDDWLIGGRRSSRPSSRESGDDWLIGGSRSSRPSSRESSGDDWLIGGSRSSRPSTRERFGGSCFNCGRSGHRASECPNKTQY; encoded by the exons ATGTCCGCTATACTCGGAGTATCTTCTACTCCCATCTTGAAGGTCTACGCTAAACGAGCTACGACGTCGTCTTTGTTTCGCTCTTTGCCGTTTGCTGATAAGCCTCATTTCAATGTTTTTATAACTTCGAGCAATAAGCCTTTGGTTTTTAGGAGCAGTGGCCTCGGCTTTGTTGCTTCGGCCATAGCTACTTCTAACAACGTCCTCAGTGAAGAAGCGTTCAAAGGTCTTGGTGACTACTCCGACGATTCCGGTTCTCTTGACAAGGATTATGAGTCTGAGGACGTTAGTGTGGACGAGGATGAACTTGCCATTTCTAAGATTGGTTTACCTGATCGTCTCGTTGATACTCTTGAGAAGCGTGGCATTACTCACCTTTTCCCCATTCAG AGAGCTGTTTTAGTTCCAGCTCTACAAGGGAAAGATTTGATTGCTCGTGCAAAGACTGGAACTGGGAAGACATTAGCCTTTGGAATTCCGATACTTAAGCGTCTTACTGAAGATGCTGATCAAGCTCCATCTCTCAG TCGGGGTCGACTTCCAAAAGTTTTGGTTCTTGCACCGACTCGTGAGTTAGCCAAGCAAGTagagaaagaaattaaagagTCTGCTCCTTATTTGAACACTGTGTGTGTTTATGGAGGGGTTTCATATAACACTCAACAAAATGCTCTTGCCCGTGGGGTGGATGTGGTTGTTGGAACTCCTGGTCGAATCATTGACCTTATTAAAAATAGGTCCCTCAGATTGGGGGAAATAGAGTTTTTGGTTCTTGATGAAGCTGATCAGATGCTTGCTGTTGGATTTGAGGAGGATGTAGAAGTTATTTTGGAAAATCTTCCACCCAAGAGACAGAGCATGCTTTTCTCTGCAACCATGCCTGCTTGGGTCAAGAAATTATCTAGAAAGTATTTGGACAATCCTCTCAATATAGATTTG GTTGGTGACCAAGAGGAGAAGCTTGCAGAAGGGATTAAACTTTATGCTATATCAACAACTGCAACCTCAAAGCGAACCATTCTTAGTGATCTTATAACG GTATATGCAAAGGGTGGGAAGACCATTGTATTTACACAGACAAAACGAGATGCTGATGAAGTCTCAATGGCATTGACAAACAGTATAGCTTCTGAGGCATTGCATGGAGATATATCTCAACACCAGAGGGAGAGAACATTAAATGGTTTTCGACAAGGAAAATTTACTGTTCTTGTTGCCACTGATGTTGCAGCTCGTGGGCTTGATATTCCCAATGTTGATTTA ATTATCCACTATGAACTTCCAAATGATCCAGAGACTTTTGTTCATCGCTCTGGTCGTACTGGGCGTGCGGGAAAGGAGGGGACTGCCATTCTGATGTTTACTAGTAGCCAAAGGAGAACAGTTAGATCTCTTGAGCGTGATGTTGGGtgtaagtttgagtttgttagTCCCCCGGCTATTGAAGAGGTTTTGGAATCATCAGCTGAGCAAGTAGTTGCTACTCTTAATGGAGTTCATCCTGAGTCTGTGGAGTTCTTTGTCCCTACTGCTCAAAGGTTGATTGAAGAACAAGGAATGAATGCTCTTGCTGCTGCACTAGCACAGTTGAGTGGATTCTCACGGCCTCCTTCGTCCCGCTCTCTTATTACCCATGAGCAG GGATGGGTGACATTACAATTGACAAGGGATTCAGGTTACTCCAGAGGGTTCTTGTCTGCTAGATCTGTCACTGGGTTACTTTCTGCCATTTATCCTGCTGCTGCTGATGAActaggaaaaataaatataattgctGATGACAGG GTTCAAGGAGCAGTTTTTGACCTTCCGGAGGAGATTGCCAAGGAGTTGCTGAATAAGCAAATACCACCTGGGAACACCATTTCCAAAATTACTAAG TTGCCTGCCTTGCAAGATGATGGGCCTTCAAGTGATAACTATGGCAGATTCTCTAATAGGGATAGGTTTTCCCGAGGAGGTTCCTGGGACAAGAGAGGTTTTAGACCATCTCGTGGTGGTTGGAGCAGCAATGATGAGGATGGATATAGGCGTGGTAGTCGAAGTTCTAGAGCTCAAAATAGCTGGTCTAGGTTTTCAAAAAGCAGTGGAGATGATTGGTTGATTGGTGGTAGGAGATCAAGCAGGCCATCATCCAGGGAAAG TGGAGATGATTGGTTGATCGGTGGTAGTAGATCAAGCAGGCCATCATCCAGGGAAAG CAGTGGAGATGATTGGTTGATCGGTGGTAGTAGATCAAGCAGGCCATCAACTCGGGAAAG ATTTGGAGGTTCTTGTTTCAACTGTGGGAGGTCCGGGCACAGAGCATCAGAATGCCCTAACAAGACACagtactaa
- the LOC123220320 gene encoding DEAD-box ATP-dependent RNA helicase 3, chloroplastic-like isoform X26, whose protein sequence is MSAILGVSSTPILKVYAKRATTSSLFRSLPFADKPHFNVFITSSNKPLVFRSSGLGFVASAIATSNNVLSEEAFKGLGDYSDDSGSLDKDYESEDVSVDEDELAISKIGLPDRLVDTLEKRGITHLFPIQRAVLVPALQGKDLIARAKTGTGKTLAFGIPILKRLTEDADQAPSLSRGRLPKVLVLAPTRELAKQVEKEIKESAPYLNTVCVYGGVSYNTQQNALARGVDVVVGTPGRIIDLIKNRSLRLGEIEFLVLDEADQMLAVGFEEDVEVILENLPPKRQSMLFSATMPAWVKKLSRKYLDNPLNIDLVGDQEEKLAEGIKLYAISTTATSKRTILSDLITVYAKGGKTIVFTQTKRDADEVSMALTNSIASEALHGDISQHQRERTLNGFRQGKFTVLVATDVAARGLDIPNVDLIIHYELPNDPETFVHRSGRTGRAGKEGTAILMFTSSQRRTVRSLERDVGCKFEFVSPPAIEEVLESSAEQVVATLNGVHPESVEFFVPTAQRLIEEQGMNALAAALAQLSGFSRPPSSRSLITHEQGWVTLQLTRDSGYSRGFLSARSVTGLLSAIYPAAADELGKINIIADDRVQGAVFDLPEEIAKELLNKQIPPGNTISKITKLPALQDDGPSSDNYGRFSNRDRFSRGGSWDKRGFRPSRGGWSSNDEDGYRRGSRSSRAQNSWSRFSKSSGDDWLIGGRRSSRPSSRERSSGDDWLIGGSRSSRPSSRESSGDDWLIGGSRSSRPSTRERFGGSCFNCGRSGHRASECPNKTQY, encoded by the exons ATGTCCGCTATACTCGGAGTATCTTCTACTCCCATCTTGAAGGTCTACGCTAAACGAGCTACGACGTCGTCTTTGTTTCGCTCTTTGCCGTTTGCTGATAAGCCTCATTTCAATGTTTTTATAACTTCGAGCAATAAGCCTTTGGTTTTTAGGAGCAGTGGCCTCGGCTTTGTTGCTTCGGCCATAGCTACTTCTAACAACGTCCTCAGTGAAGAAGCGTTCAAAGGTCTTGGTGACTACTCCGACGATTCCGGTTCTCTTGACAAGGATTATGAGTCTGAGGACGTTAGTGTGGACGAGGATGAACTTGCCATTTCTAAGATTGGTTTACCTGATCGTCTCGTTGATACTCTTGAGAAGCGTGGCATTACTCACCTTTTCCCCATTCAG AGAGCTGTTTTAGTTCCAGCTCTACAAGGGAAAGATTTGATTGCTCGTGCAAAGACTGGAACTGGGAAGACATTAGCCTTTGGAATTCCGATACTTAAGCGTCTTACTGAAGATGCTGATCAAGCTCCATCTCTCAG TCGGGGTCGACTTCCAAAAGTTTTGGTTCTTGCACCGACTCGTGAGTTAGCCAAGCAAGTagagaaagaaattaaagagTCTGCTCCTTATTTGAACACTGTGTGTGTTTATGGAGGGGTTTCATATAACACTCAACAAAATGCTCTTGCCCGTGGGGTGGATGTGGTTGTTGGAACTCCTGGTCGAATCATTGACCTTATTAAAAATAGGTCCCTCAGATTGGGGGAAATAGAGTTTTTGGTTCTTGATGAAGCTGATCAGATGCTTGCTGTTGGATTTGAGGAGGATGTAGAAGTTATTTTGGAAAATCTTCCACCCAAGAGACAGAGCATGCTTTTCTCTGCAACCATGCCTGCTTGGGTCAAGAAATTATCTAGAAAGTATTTGGACAATCCTCTCAATATAGATTTG GTTGGTGACCAAGAGGAGAAGCTTGCAGAAGGGATTAAACTTTATGCTATATCAACAACTGCAACCTCAAAGCGAACCATTCTTAGTGATCTTATAACG GTATATGCAAAGGGTGGGAAGACCATTGTATTTACACAGACAAAACGAGATGCTGATGAAGTCTCAATGGCATTGACAAACAGTATAGCTTCTGAGGCATTGCATGGAGATATATCTCAACACCAGAGGGAGAGAACATTAAATGGTTTTCGACAAGGAAAATTTACTGTTCTTGTTGCCACTGATGTTGCAGCTCGTGGGCTTGATATTCCCAATGTTGATTTA ATTATCCACTATGAACTTCCAAATGATCCAGAGACTTTTGTTCATCGCTCTGGTCGTACTGGGCGTGCGGGAAAGGAGGGGACTGCCATTCTGATGTTTACTAGTAGCCAAAGGAGAACAGTTAGATCTCTTGAGCGTGATGTTGGGtgtaagtttgagtttgttagTCCCCCGGCTATTGAAGAGGTTTTGGAATCATCAGCTGAGCAAGTAGTTGCTACTCTTAATGGAGTTCATCCTGAGTCTGTGGAGTTCTTTGTCCCTACTGCTCAAAGGTTGATTGAAGAACAAGGAATGAATGCTCTTGCTGCTGCACTAGCACAGTTGAGTGGATTCTCACGGCCTCCTTCGTCCCGCTCTCTTATTACCCATGAGCAG GGATGGGTGACATTACAATTGACAAGGGATTCAGGTTACTCCAGAGGGTTCTTGTCTGCTAGATCTGTCACTGGGTTACTTTCTGCCATTTATCCTGCTGCTGCTGATGAActaggaaaaataaatataattgctGATGACAGG GTTCAAGGAGCAGTTTTTGACCTTCCGGAGGAGATTGCCAAGGAGTTGCTGAATAAGCAAATACCACCTGGGAACACCATTTCCAAAATTACTAAG TTGCCTGCCTTGCAAGATGATGGGCCTTCAAGTGATAACTATGGCAGATTCTCTAATAGGGATAGGTTTTCCCGAGGAGGTTCCTGGGACAAGAGAGGTTTTAGACCATCTCGTGGTGGTTGGAGCAGCAATGATGAGGATGGATATAGGCGTGGTAGTCGAAGTTCTAGAGCTCAAAATAGCTGGTCTAGGTTTTCAAAAAGCAGTGGAGATGATTGGTTGATTGGTGGTAGGAGATCAAGCAGGCCATCATCCAGGGAAAG AAGCAGTGGAGATGATTGGTTGATCGGTGGTAGTAGATCAAGCAGGCCATCATCCAGGGAAAG CAGTGGAGATGATTGGTTGATCGGTGGTAGTAGATCAAGCAGGCCATCAACTCGGGAAAG ATTTGGAGGTTCTTGTTTCAACTGTGGGAGGTCCGGGCACAGAGCATCAGAATGCCCTAACAAGACACagtactaa